A single Cannabis sativa cultivar Pink pepper isolate KNU-18-1 chromosome 7, ASM2916894v1, whole genome shotgun sequence DNA region contains:
- the LOC115697718 gene encoding protein RETICULATA, chloroplastic, giving the protein MAGCSSSFGLTHVVNFRNDVVSRKMWNQNLIKEVGFPLLSKNNGTGHIYLKRKERLVIMNMVESQGESQSPLAAITISKEDSESTVGKTGVFKTGKEEDKVGGGGYGEVALEGNGGNGNFTNGKGGEGGGGGGGGGDENGDDYEEEEFGPMMKFAEVMKETEARGVTLPSDMLEAAKSVGIRKVLLLRYLDLQGSSGILAFAMRSCSMLRNRMLADPAFLFKIGTEIVIDSCCATFAEVQKRGKDFWSEFELYVADLLVGTVVNVVLVGMLAPYVRIGQPNVSKGLLGRLQHAYGALPSSVFEAERPGCRFSLEQRIGTYFYKGIMYGAVGFGCGIIGQGIANLIMTAKRSINKSEEDIPVPPLLKSAALWGVFLAVSSNTRYQIVNGLERLVEGSAMAKQVPPVAMAFTVGVRFANNVYGGMQFVDWARLSGVQ; this is encoded by the exons ATGGCGGGTTGTTCATCGAGTTTTGGATTGACCCATGTTGTCAACTTTCGAAACGATGTTGTTTCTAGGAAGATGTGGAATCAGAATCTCATAAAAGAGGTTGGTTTTCCACTGTTGAGTAAGAATAATGGGACTGGACATATTTAtttgaagagaaaagagaggctTGTGATAATGAACATGGTGGAGTCACAAGGTGAGTCCCAATCCCCTCTGGCAGCAATTACGATTTCCAAAGAAGATAGTGAGAGTACTGTGGGAAAGACAGGGGTTTTTAAGACTGGGAAGGAAGAAGACAAAGTAGGTGGTGGTGGCTATGGTGAGGTTGCACTTGAAGGTAATGGTGGTAATGGGAACTTTACAAATGGTAAAGGAGGAGaaggaggtggtggaggtggtggaggaGGAGATGAAAACGGTGATGACTATGAAGAAGAGGAGTTTGGGCCCATGATGAAATTTGCAGAGGTTATGAAGGAGACTGAGGCTCGAGGGGTTACTCTTCCCTCTGATATGTTGGAAGCTGCCAAGAGTGTGGGAATTCGAAAAGTGCTTCTGCTTAGATACTTAGATTTGCAG GGGTCTTCTGGGATTTTAGCCTTTGCAATGAGGTCATGCTCTATGCTTCGTAATCGGATGTTGGCTGATCCAGCCTTTCTTTTCAAGATTGGAACGGAG ATAGTCATTGACTCTTGTTGTGCTACATTTGCTGAAGTTCAAAAGAGGGGCAAAGATTTCTGGTCAGAGTTTGAGTTGTATGTTGCAGATCTTTTGGTTGGAACTGTAGTTAATGTTGTATTAGTTGGTATGTTAGCACCATATGTTCGTATCGGGCAACCGAATGTATCAAAAGGTTTGCTTGGACGTTTGCAACACGCTTATGGAGCTCTTCCTAGCAG TGTATTTGAAGCAGAAAGGCCGGGATGTAGATTTTCTTTGGAGCAGAGAATTGGTACTTATTTCTACAAG GGTATCATGTATGGAGCAGTTGGTTTTGGTTGTGGAATCATTGGCCAGGGCATTGCAAATTTGATTATGACTGCTAAGCG GAGCATTAATAAATCAGAAGAAGATATACCTGTGCCACCTCTACTCAAAAGTGCAGCTCTTTGGG GTGTGTTCCTTGCAGTTTCTTCCAACACCCGATATCAGATTGTCAATGGACTTGAGCGGTTGGTAGAAGGCTCTGCTATGGCGAAGCAGGTTCCACCTGTAGCTATGGCTTTCACTGTTGGGGTACGGTTTGCTAACAATGTATACGGTGGGATGCAATTCGTGGATTGGGCTAGGTTGAGTGGGGTTCAATAA